In one Lycium barbarum isolate Lr01 chromosome 7, ASM1917538v2, whole genome shotgun sequence genomic region, the following are encoded:
- the LOC132604582 gene encoding serine--glyoxylate aminotransferase yields MDYVNGPGRNHLFVPGPVNIPEQVLRAMNRNNEDYRSPAIPAMTKSLLEDVKQLFKTTSGTPFLIPTTGTGAWESALTNTLSPGDKIISFLIGQFSLLWIDQQKRLNFDVDVVESDWGYGANLEVLASKIAEDKSHTIKAICIVHNETATGVTNNLATVRKILDHYQHPALFLVDGVSSICALDFRMDEWGVDVALTGSQKALSLPTGLGIVCASPKALEATKTAKSVRVFFDWNDYLKFYKMGTYWPYTPSIQLLYGLRAALDLLFEEGLENVLARHARLGKATRLAVEAWGLKNCTQKEEWFSDTVTAVVVPPYIDSAEIVKRAWKRYNLSLGLGLNKVAGKVFRIGHLGNLNELQLLGCLAGVEMVLKDVGYPVKFGSGVAAASAFLQNSTPLIPSRI; encoded by the exons ATGGACTATGTCAATGGACCTGGAAGGAACCACTTGTTTGTTCCGGGACCTGTCAATATCCCGGAACAAGTTCTTCGTGCTATGAACCGGAACAATGAAGATTACAGGTCCCCGGCCATTCCAGCTATGACGAAGTCCTTGCTTGAGGATGTGAAGCAGCTTTTCAAGACTACTAGTGGAACTCCATTTCTGATCCCAACTACAG GAACTGGTGCATGGGAAAGTGCACTTACAAACACCTTATCTCCTGGTGATAAAATTATATCCTTCCTCATCGGTCAGTTCAGTCTGCTGTGGATTGATCAGCAGAAACGTCTCAACTTTGATGTAGATGTTGTTGAGAGTGACTGGGGCTACGGTGCAAACCTTGAGGTTTTGGCCTCGAAAATTGCAGAAGATAAGTCACATACAATCAAGGCGATTTGCATTGTGCATAATGAGACTGCCACTGGAGTTACCAACAACTTGGCTACTGTAAGGAAAATACTCG ATCACTACCAGCATCCTGCTCTTTTCCTTGTTGATGGAGTGTCCTCAATTTGTGCCCTCGATTTTCGAATGGATGAATGGGGTGTAGATGTGGCACTTACTGGTTCCCAGAAAGCACTTTCCCTTCCCACCGGGCTCGGAATTGTCTGTGCTAGCCCAAAAGCTCTTGAGGCTACCAAAACTGCAAAATCAGTGAGAGTTTTCTTCGACTGGAATGATTACCTTAAGTTCTACAAGATGGGAACTTATTGGCCGTATACTCCTTCCATCCAACTTTTGTATGGTCTGAGAGCAGCTCTCGACCTTCTTTTCGAGGAAGGCCTCGAAAATGTGCTTGCAAGACACGCTCGCCTCGGCAAAGCAACAAG ACTCGCCGTGGAGGCATGGGGCTTGAAGAACTGCACTCAGAAGGAGGAATGGTTCAGTGATACCGTCACTGCTGTTGTTGTTCCTCCATACATCGACAGTGCTGAAATTGTGAAAAGGGCATGGAAGCGATACAACTTGAGCTTAGGTCTCGGCCTAAACAAAGTTGCAGGAAAGGTTTTCAGAATAGGACATCTTGGCAACTTGAATGAG TTGCAACTGCTGGGATGTCTTGCTGGAGTTGAAATGGTGCTTAAGGATGTTGGTTATCCAGTGAAGTTTGGTAGTGGAGTTGCAGCTGCTAGTGCCTTTCTGCAAAATTCCACTCCACTTATTCCATCAAGGATCTAA